In the genome of Osmerus mordax isolate fOsmMor3 chromosome 10, fOsmMor3.pri, whole genome shotgun sequence, the window ATTTGCTGGCTGACGGCACAGCTGCTCTGGGCCAGGCCGCTGGGCGGGAGGCTGCcgtaggagcagctgttctGGGAGGGGCCCGCCCCGCAGATGCTGCCGCCCAGGGTGGAGTCGTAGCTGCTGGGGTTGTCGTAGTTCTCCGTGGTGCTCTCGATGCTGCCCAGGTCGCTGAAGCCGCTGTCCACCACCTGCTGCGAGTGGTCGGACACGGACGGCACGTCCATCATGGGGCTGGTCTCCATGTTGTGGAGCGAGGCCACTGAGATGCCGGCGCCGTGCTCAGGGCTGATCTGGGTGTAGGCTCCGCTCTCCAGGAGGGACACGGCCGGGCTGCTGACAGAGCGGACCGACTGGCTGGGGTGGGAgtgggcggaggagagggggctgctGTGGTCCGACTGGGGGCAGTCGTCGGCGGGGGCCAGCTGGGGGCTGTGGGCGGCCCCGTGGCCGTAGGTCTGGAGGTTCCTGCAGGCCTCCTGGGTCTCCACGCAGTCCTGGAACACGCCGCTGTCGGGGGGCTCCGTCTCCCGGGTCAGAGACTGGACGGCCCGGACCGTCTCGGTGTCGATCTCGGGGCAGAGCGGAGTCTGTTCTCTCGGGAGGGGCGGCGGGCTGGGCGGCCTGACCGGGGACTGGGGAGGGATCTGGGCAGGACTGGGGGCGCACTCCTCCTCTGAGTCTACTGGTGACACGGACACTGCTGttgctactgctgctgctgctgttattgttgttgttgttgttgttgctgctgttgcttCAAGTGTGGTTACTGCCTCTGCTGTTGTCTTGTGGTGGTCTTCTCTGGGGTTGGAAGGTACCTCCACGCTACAGGACGCTACACTCTCCTCCTGACCTGGTTCGGGGTCGTCGATGTCTTTCGGAGCTGGAAGAGGCGAGGCATATTCCTGGAGCTCTCTGGAAGGTTCCGGCTCCGGCTTGGTGTTCTCCGAGTCGGCAGTGTCAATGTGACTGTCGTCTTCATCGTCCGCGTCCTGGTCTTCCACACgcctcgcctcctcctcctcctcgtcctcctcctcctcctccaccggcccctcCGTGCTGCGTTCAGGCGgtccgggggaggaggagatgtagCGATCGCTGGCCTGACGGTCGACCTCCAGGGGTTCCACAGCCTCCTGGACGTCCTCCTCTGAGGGCGAGCCAGCCGGGGAACCCACAGGAGAACACGCCGGAGAACAGGCAGGAGAACATGCAGGAGAACGCGCTGGAGAGGCCGTAGGAGAGCCCTCTGGAGAGCTGAGCTTGGGAGAGGCCTGGTCCTCCAGGCTCTCAGCCTCTGAGGGAATCATCTTCTCCAGCTCCATGTCCTGGCTGGACACGTCTCTGCGGAGATCACTGTTCAGCTCTTTGACAACCCTCTGATGCTCTACTCTCTGCCGCTCCGGGTTCAGGTTCAGGTTGTGGTCCAGGTTGGGTTCCTCCTTGGGCTCCTCGGTGGCCTGAATGTGGTGCTGGTCTGCCTCCAGCGGCGTCTCAGGCGGAGTGTACAGGTTGAGCTTGAAGCCCATCTTCCTCTCGTTCTTCAGACGCCACTTGGGAGGACCTCGCTTCACCCCTTTGGGCCAGCCCTTCTTCCGCTTCATGGGTCGAGGTCTGTCAGGCTTCTTCGCCATGGCGTCGTCTCCTGAAACAAAAAGAAACGATCGTTAGAATCCCGCCTCGAGCCGTAACGTCGACCACACAACAGAATCTCTTGTGTGCGTGGTGGACCTTCGTGAGGTTTGAgagttgttaaaaaaaaaactgctaatCTCATCCCGTTCCGTACCGTGGTTCCAGCGCTCCCTGTTGGCCTTGTCTATGTTTTTCTGCAGCCTGGGCCGACCTCTCCTACGCTTCAGCGGCTTCCTCAGGGCCTCGTCCTGGGCCTCGTCCTGGGCCTCGTCCAGGGCCTCGCCCTGGTCCTCGCCCAGCCTGCAGGTGCGCTCCAGCAAGGGCATGGGCCTCTCGTCCTCAGAGTTGTCGAAGGGCTCGTTCAGCACCTCCGTCGTCTCCGAGATGGTCTCCGTGGTGACGCTGCTGTTGATCCTCTTCCGCTTGCGGCCCCGCCTCCGCAAGGCCAGGAAggctctctgaaacacacacacatacacacagggggCTTGACGTGTCACTCACTAAAACATCccactctttccttctccagCTGGTACGGTTGACGCAATCGTGGAGACAGTGCTGTTTAGATCTCGTGATTTTGGTCAAACCAGACAGTGAGAGCCTCAATGTTCCAGACCATTCCTTCCCACAGAGGGCAGTCTGCTTGTGGaaaccacaaatgacacaggCAGAGGAAGACACATTCACAGGCTATATTCTCTACACAGTCAGGCAGTTTCCCACTAACTTCACATGACAAGCATGAAATGCTCTCCTTGTCGGTATCGAACAAAGAATGTGAAAACAAATACTGTAGCTAATTTAACCAAAGAAGAGCAACAATTCTtgctatttttttgtttttcctgaAATCCCTCTGTGTTTCAGGGACCTTTAGACCAGGCCGTTGCAATATCAAGTCTGACACAAGGGGGCACTGACATAAAGAGTAAACAGATGAGCTGAAGAGGAGGGTGTTAAATAATCCATGACCACTGACAATGCTACAAGGTCTAGGCTGCACTACTTGACATCACCAGTGAAAACAACATCTATTATCTATTGCAGTGGGGCCACAAGGAGGCTGGTGATGAAATGGAGAAGCAGAAAAATCCAGCAGACCTTTCAGTGAAGCGATGAACATTACCTCAGTAACACATTGTACATGGCATGACAAGTAGAAATCTGGCACATCGGGATGGGAATTCAATTCAGTCCCGCAATCCATCATAGCACCGACACCACATGACTAAGACCGTGACTAACCAGCCgtccctggggaggaggggcagtgaGTCACCTCACCCAACAAAACAATCACCTTTCTCTTGACTCCGAGCATAGCGTGGGCTTTTGTCAGGATCGGAGGCGAGCCGTCAGaaaactcctcctcctcgtcctcatcaTTATCCTCGTCTTCGTCCTCCTCGCTGCACTCCTCCGAGTCCGAGAGGTCCCTGTccccgggggcgggggggcgctCGTAGGAGCGGTAGGGGTTCTTGCAGCGGAGCTTGGCGGTGGCGGGGCGGCGGCAGCGCTGAGTCATGgcgtacacctcctcctcctcctcctcctcctcccagctgctGGCCTGCTCCTTCAGACGCTCCGCCTGGAACCAAGAGAGACACGTCAGAGCAGGGGAAACCAGGACACTGACGGGaaacaggagggggggaggaggtctgtgtgtgtgtgtgtgtgtggggggggggggggggtgggatggtTGGAATTGACATCATGACAAATGAATCACTGCAGGTTCCTGTCGATAACAAGGATGGCGCCCCTCGATTGGATGTTGGTTAGGAGACTGGGACATGTTTCCATTAAGCAACCGTGGAGAGATTGCATTTCATGGAATATTTAGTGCCGTTAATTATGTAGTGGTGAGCTGATTCGGGACAATTTTGCACAACATTAAATGCCTACTGACGGCGAACATGCTTTTCCCATTAATGGCCCCGCTTTGAACCTGCTGGCTGATCAAACAATGACTCTGCAAGCCTGTCTGCACCAGGACAGAGAAGCATGGCCTGGgcggtggtgtgcgtgtgtgttgtgtgtgtgagacttacATCCATctcggcctccctctcctcctcggacAGGCCCGTGTTGAGCGCCATGGCGGGGGTCCAGTGGAGGCCGCGGGGGTCCACCTGGTTCACACGAGGCCTGGTGCTCAGCTTCTCCACGTGTCTCTGGATCAGACGCTCTCTCCGGATCACCACCAGCCTGCCAAGGACCACCCCGACACaacacacatatttacaaaTTGCCGCACTGCTAgcatgagtgtctgtgtgtgtgtttgtgtctgtgtgtgtgtgtgtgtggttcgaaCTAAAGAAGAGCAGCCTTTCCTCAGAACACCAGGTGCTCTGTGTCCTTGGGGCACTTAACCTGACTTACTTCTGTCAATATTCAGCGGCATTAATGGATGCCACGTTAAAAATACCCACTGGCCTGGATAAGTCAGAGACGGCAGCGTATGCAGGCGGCGGGCGGGGCGCGGGCGGGGGAACTGACCTGCCATCCTGTCTGTCAATCATGCTGAGTTGCTGGAGAGTTGAGGCGATGTCATGTGGACACATCCCAGTGGCCCTGCTTATTCCTTTAACGCTGATGTGTTTATCTTGGTGCTTATAAAGGTACTCCAGTATGACACTTTTCCAATATGCCAGGTAGGATAAGCGACCCAGATCTGACAGGGGCTTCTCAGGGGAGCCAGCCTGGCCTTCTTGCCTGGTGAGAAGGTaacctaaaaaaaaagaaagacattcaaataaaaacaaaatgtgtttggTGCTACATGCTAGCCGGGTTGGTTTAGATTTCATTTCaatcccctcccttcttccctcaccccccccccccccccccccacacacacacacacacacacacactcacagacacacacacggccttCCTGAAAATTGCATATTCATGTCGGATGTGACATGAGACCCAGGCTGGAGGAGCTCCATTTTCACCTTCAAAGACTGGAACGGGAGGTGAGGCAATcagttttcctctcctccaccctacgTCAGATGCTATGATACACGCTGGCAAGGGCAACAAAGAAGGTCTGACAGGGGGATGTgcagatgtggtgtgtgtgtgtgtgtgtgtgtgtggggggggggggcgacaaaACTGCCGAACAAATGTAGAGAAGCAGCTGGATGTCATTGCTCACAAGAGGCTGTACTTAGCAGAGATAATGAACAGAAAAAAACAGGAATACTAAAAGGTATCTGTGTGTAATTAGTTTTATAGCAGTCCTGTCAAGGGTCATCCATTATAAGCAGCATGAAATTAATTAATGCCTTTTAATGTGCACCCACTACCAGGAAGCAAACAAGCCAATCTAATCACCAAACACTGAATAAATAATATTCCAGTGATTAGGACTATATTCATTACCAAAGCTAAGGCTAGTGGCCAATAATAACAGGCCCATACAGAGACAATGGCAAATATTAAAATGCTGACTATAGAAAGTAATTTTGTTCACACATGTATTACCATAAGTAAACTAAAAAAGAGCATCTCTAAATCCCTTGAGTAATGATTAGGAAAGCTACATTTTTCAAACAGGTGCTAAAGAGCTAATGCTCTTCCCTCCCTTGCTACCTGAGACAAAGTGTTCTTCTAACGCCATCCAATAAAAACAGAGAATCTAAATCTAAACAACTTCCAAAGACACATTTTCCAATAAAGTCCTCAAAGCGCTCAGATCTCAGCTGTGTTCAATCTCCCTTAATCCCCGTCTTTGTTATCAGCACACTCTCAATATCGCAGATCCTCTCACGTCTACGTCTCAATGGCTCCCAAAGTGAACAGGAAATCAAATGCTCCATTAcagctccctcttcttctcactcgctcctccatcctttctctcgcgtttacacacacacacacacacacacacacacacacacacacacacacacacacacacacacacacacacacacacacacacacacacacacacacacacacacacacacacacacacacacacacacacacacacacacacacacacacacacacacacacacacacacacacacacacacacacacacacacacacacacacacacacacacacacacacacacacacacacacacacacacacacacacacacacacacacacacacacacacacacacacacacacaacctttccAGAGAGAAAACCCTTGAACTAATAAAAGGGCAAGGACAAAACTGGCCCAAATCCACTACCCAAACACAGAAACCCACTCAATGCAGCAGTTGTTATCATAAGTAGACCACAAGGCCTTAAATATTAAATGTGTTGCATTTTGCAGGACTTTAAACATTTAAACCGGTTCGACCCAAATACCTCATCAGAATTCAGAAGGGGagtcatttcaatgagaaaGACCCCGAGGGGCACCAGCAAGGCTGATACTTATGGTTATCAAATATTAACGTATGCAGAAAGAACCTAATGCCCCTTCAGTCCTGATAAAATGTGATTACTTAAGTATTTACATAGCCTTGATTCACCCATTTCAGTGACTtaactaaatcaaatgtatgccCAACAACAACACTAAAAATCAGCCCCTTTAAACTGAGATTTGTATTCAATTGTAAAAGATCAAGTAGGCATTCAGTCTTACATTCTTAAACGCATTAAAGAACTTACTGAAATCAATAAGAAACCTTCCAAATCCTTGCCTTTGGTACTGAGGCATGATCATTATGCAGGAGACATTGTACTTCTGCTGGCAGAGCTTCTCCTGAGGGAAGGAGAAACAGATCAAGTATGTCAAAGCTCTGCTGAAGCTGGCAATTTATtgcacctgccactgtccttgtctagaaaacacacacatgcacttacacacacacacagctaggatTGTGCTAAGCATTTATTAAAATATCAGTCCCTGGTGAACACATTTTGAAGACAAATATAGGACAGGCAGTGTCACTGCACAGTCTATTAAAATACCGAATCAACATCTCAGAAATTGACCACTGTTGTTTTTCCAAGCGATCATTCTTGGACGCGTACCTTGGAGAAATAACCCACAAGATGACAGCCTTTCTCATCGTTCTTTGTGAGGATGTAGAACAGGAAAGGCTCCACATCATAATAGAGGGTCTTGTGATCCAGAAAAAGCTTAGCCAACAGGCAGAGGTTTTGGCAGAACAGTTTGCTGATATTTCCATCAACCTAAACACGGAACAAAAAGAGCAAGAGGACATTGTTCAAAACGTTGGACTGTCCAACCCTTTATATTCCCTTCCTTCCCCACATCCTCGTTCAGCTGAACCTCATACAGTTAttgttttattgctgtaaagagCTGCTGACCTCGAACACGGAGAGGTCATCCTTTCGGTAGATCTCATTGGCTGGTGGGTGAAACCAGCCACACTTTCTGCCGTGTCTCTGGAGGATGTTTCTGCTCCTCATGTACTTGAGGCAGAACTCGCACAGATAAAGCTTTTGCAATCTGTCACGGACACGAGACAAGGGGTAGCAAATATTGAATTTCAGCGCTTCACTCACCACTCTGTTGTAAACAGTTAAGAgtcgtaaaaaaaataaaaaaatgaatgaatgaatgaatgacaaaAAGAGCGAGGAGTTTTACCTTGAGTATTCTGGTGGGTAAGGCGAAGAATACCAGGTCTGGATCTCATAGGTCCCAAATTCAATGACGGCAGGATATCTTCCAGAGTCAGGGTTCATCAACGATCCGGTTCTCTGATCATGCCACAGAGGGGGAACAAAAGTAACATCAAAAAGTCACAAAAAGAGTGAAGTTCTGATTTTCAACGACCATTCGTCCAACACAACTTGTTTCACTtgattaaaataaaaacaatttgtATCCAAGGTTGTGTTTCACATGCATATACGATATGCATGTCTGTAAATGTGCATCAGGTGAGAGTTGAGGAATGTCAAAGGGTGAAACAGGAGGGCTGTGTCGTGTCCTCACCTGGCAGGAGAGCTCCTGGACGCGTTGAAACATCTCCACGTCCTCTTGTGTGACGTGGTCCCTGGCCACAGCCACCACGCCAGCGTGCGTCTCCTGCTTGACGCGCAGCTCCCCTTCACTGCctgtcacatgcacacatcagAGGAACGCCGTTCAGAGGATTACAGCACCACTGTGCCAAGCAACCCAGGCTGGAGAATTCACTCAAACTCATTCGGTTTCACTGCGGCGCTTACGCCGTACAGAGTCTATTGTTACTCTGcttttctgtctgtttcaggCCATGCCTCTGAGGAGTACCATAATGTATGTATCATCTCTGCATGTTTTCATGAAAATCCCTAATGTAATGGAGTGAAACTAAATCACTCTAATTGCATAACCACTTTCATGTGCTTAGTCATCCACCAAGACAGTTTCTCATGAATTAAAAAGCGAACGCGGGAACAGCTCAAGTAGACGATGAAAAGCAATGATGTTGGAAGGCAAGCGGCGggacaccacactcacacatctaGACACTAGTTACCATAGAGACACAGGTGGAAATGATTGTACATCAAAAAACATGGCATGGAAATGCGTTATACCGAATTGTTACCTTCTCACAGCCTGTTTGACtgacagtgtgtattttttttacagccTTTTGAAATCAATAGTCTTTCATCTAAGTTCTTAACCCAGTTAATTGCAAGGTAaaactgtaaatgtaactgGAATAATAAGGTAAACTTTGATTAAGCTTGTATGAGGGAAacattgtgtggtgtgtgtgtgtgtgtgtccactggaGGTACAGTAGAATGGGGACAATGCTTGAGAGAGGATGGAATGGGAGGACGAGTACTGATGCGACTACAGTCACTACTAGCCAGCGATCACAATGGGCGCATTACTGTGGAGGGGTTAAGAACACAGCAAGGAGCAGCATGAGGGAGTTAGTGGGCCATGCACTATGACAAGCCGGCGGCCAGAGATGGGAACCGCTTGGATTACGCAGCCAAGGCAAACGCAACGGAATCGGGTTAAAATAAAATCTCAAATGAATCAAAATAGGTGGTAGAATATTAGTAgaaaaaactgttaaaagcCGAGTGCCAAAATGTGCTTctcttgtttaaaaaaaaaaaagaaaaaaaaaaagaaacattagcTCAAGTATGGAAGGAAACAACTGGCAGTGCCAAGCCTTGGcttaaaaaacaaaaaggttAAACCTTTGGAGACGCACGTTCTGGTCGGAGCTGGGAGCCTTTTCTTACCATGGTTGTGCTCTGGCTTAATTCTTCCGTCTGTCAAGTCTCCCTTTCCTGGCGAGGGGGCGCCCTTCTGAGGGGTCACTTTATACCTTAGCCTGCCTAGcgtcctgtgctttttataaaaAGGGTTACGCCTGAACTGACTGACCACCTTAAAGGGCCGTCCCCGCGGCCGGCCTGGCCCTGCTGACGAGGACTTGCACCGTGGCCTACTCTTTAGCTCTCTCTTCCCAAGGCGCTGAGGACACGGTTTGGACGCGCAGGTCGAGTCCTGCTTACGGTGCATGCGCTTAGGCGGGGCGTAGCAAGGCAGTCCCTTTTTCCGTGATTGTCCCTGAGTGGTAAAGATATGCGAGAGTCCGTCAAACAGTCCCTTAAGTTGGTTGTTACTGGAGATGCTACCCAGGGAGGGGATACTCGACAGGCTGGAAGAGCTCAGAGGAGAGTTAGCGGAGGTGGTGGACACCTGGGAGCGGGGGCTTTGTCCAGGCAACGTGGGAGGAGGCGGGAGCGCACAAGGGGGCGGGGCTAGCTTTTGAGTGGTGTCTGTAGCCAAGGCAACCGACTGGGATGGTCTGGGTATTTGGGGTGGGGCCTTCTCCCTAGAGCGAGGCTGTTTCGAAGGGTGTAAGGCTACTCCTCGCGACCTGCGGCCCACAGGGGAAGGGGTAAAGAATTTGGAAAGCCCATCGATAAGCCCTTTGGTTTTCTTGTTAACGGTGAGTGTGGCTGGGGTGAAGGTGGgcgtgaggggagggggaggggtgggggtgggagtggaGGTGGTGAATTGGGTGGCGTCACCCGCCCAACTGGGGTCTGCAACAGCCAATCTGTCTCTGGCGTCCTTCACAGATGCAGCATGACCAGATGAAGGTGTGGAACAGACGGAATTCTTTTGACCCCTACCAGGTGACCCCCTTCCTCCCAGTGTTACCATGGAGTCGTCACCACTGCTTACAgacctggggaggggagaggacacagGTCAGTTACCGCCAGCCGTAATCATTTCACACTGCACAAGTTAGGCACTGGAAAACAACCGCattattaatataataatatgaGATACTGGATGTAGCTAAGCTAATGGATACCTGCCATGCTTTGTGTAGGAAACAAGGGGGAGGGGTCATAAAGGGTTcagtacaattttttttttttatcactgtCGTTTGATAAAAGGTAGGAAAAGACTAATATTTAAACAGCTCTCGACAAACTTACATTCTTTGTTTGAGCTTATTTCTGGGCCTCCCGGTTGGCTTTGCATATCGACGTTTGATCTGATCGGCTTTTCTCTGCAACAGCTTCTTCCCGTTCTCCTTCAGCCTGCAGACCTGACACGCCCACGTTCCTGGACGGcgtccagacacacagagcaccGGTTAGGTGGCTTCATCAATTCGGAGGACACGCGCTCATCGGAAACATTTCCTCATAATGCGGGCCGAGCCAGAGAGCGACCCACAGCTACTCACAAAGACAATCAATTACTCAGCACAAAAGGGAAAGAAATCCATAAGAAAAACATTAGGTCAATTCACGGTCCGCCGAAATAGACTTCATGTCAGCTCGTTTTGAGCAGAGCTATGCGACTTGTGTGAATTGTCTGGCAAATGTCCTACAACGTGCACCATCATTACAAGCATAGCTGTAGGCCCGGTACTGTAATCCAGAGATAGCCAAATCTCCCCAGGGAATAATTTGATATGCATGCAAAGCTCCTAATAAGCATTGCTGCTTCACAGTGTTGAGTGACAGCCCCAAAAGGCCTAGCCATAAAGGAAAATGCTTTGTAttgacagaggagagacagagagagagatagaaaagagagtgagaaaaaaagagagtgagaaaaaaagagagtgagaaaagagagagagaaaaagaaagagagacagaaagaaagcgagagagagacagagatagaaaagagagatagaaaaagagagagagagagaaagaaaggagagaaagaaagacagaaagagagcgagagagagaaagagagagtgagtgagagagagatagagagagagagaggggaagaaagaggaagaaagagtgaAACCCAAGAGCCAGAGTAAGCGCCTAACCTTTTGGCATTCTGGAAAGCGGCGGGTCGCAGCACTCCATGTGAAAACCCCGATCACATGAATCGCAGAACAGCATCTCATCCTGAAAAGGAACAGGAGGCATGAGAGAGGCAGACGTAACACCTTCTGTCAAGTCAGGCTAAAGGAGGACATGTTCAACTGTTCACTGGGAAAGCTCGCAAAATCTGACAGAAAGGGAATGGTTTCCCTAAAGCTGCACGAAGACAGCTCATTGCTGGAGAAAATGGGCAGTGGGCGACCTGCCTACCTCATGTATTGACAGAGGACACATCAGGCCACTAATGGTTTCAGAGAATGTCATTTTAAAATTCTCAATATACATTTTGTTCTCGTCGAATCGGTTGTGAAACAAAGAGAGTACTTACGGCGTTTTTCCCCTGTATTCGACAAGAGCTACAGGTTTTGCATTCTATACATTGCCATCGCAACCTCTTCACGTTAGCACTCAATTCCAGGGAGAACTTCAGACAGGATGGGTGCCCTTTAGGAAGTAATTAAATATCCAGTATCAGTTTCACTGAGCAACAGACATGACCTTCCCATTCTGTTCACATAAGAAGGTTGAATATTAACATACTGCCTCATCAACAATGTTGTGCATGTGTCCAGAACTAGTTCCCCTCCCAcacccaccctaccccccccaccccacgtcCTCCTCACCCACGCCCCAGAACCCACCCCCGTCTCCAACACATTGCTGTGGCTAAAAACAGTATGATCAAACATCTGAGCTGCTAATTAAAGATAATTTGATCTTAATGAGGCAGAAACGGTAGCAGCACTCAGTCTAATGGAAGCCGATCCGTGAAAGTCATGCGAAAGCTCGCCTTCTCCCTGCTCTCAGTCCCACCCGGCTCTCTCTCATGGTTGTAAAACAGCTGTTTTACAGTGAGAGCACAAT includes:
- the kat6b gene encoding histone acetyltransferase KAT6B, whose translation is MVKLANPLYTEWILEAIQKIKRQKQRPSEERICHAVSTSHGLDKRTVLEQLELSVHDGSILKVTNKGSASYKDPGNTGRAGSLPPANHSVPSKGSIWNSSDLRHVDWNKILKRAIEGLDDPHGSSLKNIERYLKNQDDLTDVLDNPAFQQRLRLAAKRAVNNGRLLKDGPRYRLNHGGAEGRGFRCPAVSLSSLSVTLLPHERDQLRADPIPICSFCLGTKESNRDKRPEELLSCADCGSSGHPSCLKFSLELSANVKRLRWQCIECKTCSSCRIQGKNADEMLFCDSCDRGFHMECCDPPLSRMPKGTWACQVCRLKENGKKLLQRKADQIKRRYAKPTGRPRNKLKQRMSVSSGDDSMVTLGGRGSPGRGQKNSVCSTPSSGHAASVKDARDRLAVADPSWAGDATQFTTSTPTPTPPPPLTPTFTPATLTVNKKTKGLIDGLSKFFTPSPVGRRSRGVALHPSKQPRSREKAPPQIPRPSQSVALATDTTQKLAPPPCALPPPPTLPGQSPRSQVSTTSANSPLSSSSLSSIPSLGSISSNNQLKGLFDGLSHIFTTQGQSRKKGLPCYAPPKRMHRKQDSTCASKPCPQRLGKRELKSRPRCKSSSAGPGRPRGRPFKVVSQFRRNPFYKKHRTLGRLRYKVTPQKGAPSPGKGDLTDGRIKPEHNHGSEGELRVKQETHAGVVAVARDHVTQEDVEMFQRVQELSCQRTGSLMNPDSGRYPAVIEFGTYEIQTWYSSPYPPEYSRLQKLYLCEFCLKYMRSRNILQRHGRKCGWFHPPANEIYRKDDLSVFEVDGNISKLFCQNLCLLAKLFLDHKTLYYDVEPFLFYILTKNDEKGCHLVGYFSKEKLCQQKYNVSCIMIMPQYQRQGFGRFLIDFSYLLTRQEGQAGSPEKPLSDLGRLSYLAYWKSVILEYLYKHQDKHISVKGISRATGMCPHDIASTLQQLSMIDRQDGRLVVIRRERLIQRHVEKLSTRPRVNQVDPRGLHWTPAMALNTGLSEEEREAEMDAERLKEQASSWEEEEEEEEVYAMTQRCRRPATAKLRCKNPYRSYERPPAPGDRDLSDSEECSEEDEDEDNDEDEEEEFSDGSPPILTKAHAMLGVKRKRAFLALRRRGRKRKRINSSVTTETISETTEVLNEPFDNSEDERPMPLLERTCRLGEDQGEALDEAQDEAQDEALRKPLKRRRGRPRLQKNIDKANRERWNHGDDAMAKKPDRPRPMKRKKGWPKGVKRGPPKWRLKNERKMGFKLNLYTPPETPLEADQHHIQATEEPKEEPNLDHNLNLNPERQRVEHQRVVKELNSDLRRDVSSQDMELEKMIPSEAESLEDQASPKLSSPEGSPTASPARSPACSPACSPACSPVGSPAGSPSEEDVQEAVEPLEVDRQASDRYISSSPGPPERSTEGPVEEEEEDEEEEEARRVEDQDADDEDDSHIDTADSENTKPEPEPSRELQEYASPLPAPKDIDDPEPGQEESVASCSVEVPSNPREDHHKTTAEAVTTLEATAATTTTTTITAAAAVATAVSVSPVDSEEECAPSPAQIPPQSPVRPPSPPPLPREQTPLCPEIDTETVRAVQSLTRETEPPDSGVFQDCVETQEACRNLQTYGHGAAHSPQLAPADDCPQSDHSSPLSSAHSHPSQSVRSVSSPAVSLLESGAYTQISPEHGAGISVASLHNMETSPMMDVPSVSDHSQQVVDSGFSDLGSIESTTENYDNPSSYDSTLGGSICGAGPSQNSCSYGSLPPSGLAQSSCAVSQQMAAVNPGGCGMIQQNSLSSPQHCNVKSPQGCVVVERPPSNSQHAQHAQHAQHAQHAQHAQHAQHAQHAQHAQHAQQLTQLNTHGRLLSHNQHSQHNQLNQHGQLHLHSQHSHHHNHHLQHNQHAQHSQHSQHTLHSQHSHAQHSQQQGMAQCGMPTNFAAPMQLADIPESGNANLAIYERMNQGEYAGGHYSQPSATFSLAKLQQLTNTLMDHPHSLPFNHSSSHPITSYANSASLSSQHSGLVSLSQAPHGHGVSASQVQATMTPPPSLGSSSSMMLQRNMNIPPPSQRIQTQMAPKSHLSMRSKSAPLSHQQQQQLYGRPPPQSVSMQAPSRTLASMPRMNMGVNIMPAPAYNVNSMNMPTLNAMNGYRMSQPMMNSSYHGNHAAYMNQSPQYSMQMGMMGTQPYPQQPMQAPPHGNMMYTPAGHHGYMNTGMAKQSLKGPFIRR